The following coding sequences are from one Oncorhynchus kisutch isolate 150728-3 linkage group LG23, Okis_V2, whole genome shotgun sequence window:
- the LOC109879868 gene encoding regulator of G-protein signaling 3 isoform X16, producing MKNRLAFLRRRNESPGSNPAGKFDKSLKSVKPTPEEALKWGESLDKLLAHKYGLAAFRAFLRTEFSEENLEFWLACEDYKKIKSQSKMASKAKKVFAEYIAIQSCKEVNLDSYTREHTKDNLQNVTRSCFDLAQRRIYGLMEKDSYPRFLRSELYMDLVNQKKASTTSTSSSS from the exons ATGAAGAACCGGCTTGCTTTCCTGAGGAGGAGGAATGAGTCTCCCGGAAGCAACCCAGCTGGAAAATTCGACAAGTCCTTGAAGTCAGTAAA GCCCACCCCGGAGGAGGCACTCAAATGGGGGGAATCTCTGGACAAGCTGCTGGCCCATAAAT ATGGCCTGGCAGCGTTCAGAGCTTTCCTGCGCACAGAGTTCAGCGAAGAGAATCTGGAATTCTGGCTAGCATGCGAGGATTACAAAAAGATTAAGTCGCAATCCAAGATGGCGTCCAAAGCCAAGAAAGTATTTGCTGAATACATCGCCATCCAGTCTTGTAAAGAG GTGAACTTGGACTCGTACACCCGAGAGCACACCAAGGACAACCTTCAGAACGTGACGCGTTCCTGCTTCGACCTGGCCCAGCGCAGGATATATGGCCTGATGGAGAAGGACTCATACCCCCGCTTCCTCCGCTCAGAACTCTACATGGACTTAGTCAACCAGAAGAAGGCCAGCACCACGTCCACCTCCTCATCGTCGTAA
- the LOC109879868 gene encoding regulator of G-protein signaling 3 isoform X13, whose product MFPAMVDFSEKYLERAKDMKNRLAFLRRRNESPGSNPAGKFDKSLKPTPEEALKWGESLDKLLAHKYGLAAFRAFLRTEFSEENLEFWLACEDYKKIKSQSKMASKAKKVFAEYIAIQSCKEVNLDSYTREHTKDNLQNVTRSCFDLAQRRIYGLMEKDSYPRFLRSELYMDLVNQKKASTTSTSSSS is encoded by the exons GGCCAAAGACATGAAGAACCGGCTTGCTTTCCTGAGGAGGAGGAATGAGTCTCCCGGAAGCAACCCAGCTGGAAAATTCGACAAGTCCTTGAA GCCCACCCCGGAGGAGGCACTCAAATGGGGGGAATCTCTGGACAAGCTGCTGGCCCATAAAT ATGGCCTGGCAGCGTTCAGAGCTTTCCTGCGCACAGAGTTCAGCGAAGAGAATCTGGAATTCTGGCTAGCATGCGAGGATTACAAAAAGATTAAGTCGCAATCCAAGATGGCGTCCAAAGCCAAGAAAGTATTTGCTGAATACATCGCCATCCAGTCTTGTAAAGAG GTGAACTTGGACTCGTACACCCGAGAGCACACCAAGGACAACCTTCAGAACGTGACGCGTTCCTGCTTCGACCTGGCCCAGCGCAGGATATATGGCCTGATGGAGAAGGACTCATACCCCCGCTTCCTCCGCTCAGAACTCTACATGGACTTAGTCAACCAGAAGAAGGCCAGCACCACGTCCACCTCCTCATCGTCGTAA
- the LOC109879868 gene encoding regulator of G-protein signaling 3 isoform X12: MFPAMVDFSEKYLERAKDMKNRLAFLRRRNESPGSNPAGKFDKSLKSVKPTPEEALKWGESLDKLLAHKYGLAAFRAFLRTEFSEENLEFWLACEDYKKIKSQSKMASKAKKVFAEYIAIQSCKEVNLDSYTREHTKDNLQNVTRSCFDLAQRRIYGLMEKDSYPRFLRSELYMDLVNQKKASTTSTSSSS, from the exons GGCCAAAGACATGAAGAACCGGCTTGCTTTCCTGAGGAGGAGGAATGAGTCTCCCGGAAGCAACCCAGCTGGAAAATTCGACAAGTCCTTGAAGTCAGTAAA GCCCACCCCGGAGGAGGCACTCAAATGGGGGGAATCTCTGGACAAGCTGCTGGCCCATAAAT ATGGCCTGGCAGCGTTCAGAGCTTTCCTGCGCACAGAGTTCAGCGAAGAGAATCTGGAATTCTGGCTAGCATGCGAGGATTACAAAAAGATTAAGTCGCAATCCAAGATGGCGTCCAAAGCCAAGAAAGTATTTGCTGAATACATCGCCATCCAGTCTTGTAAAGAG GTGAACTTGGACTCGTACACCCGAGAGCACACCAAGGACAACCTTCAGAACGTGACGCGTTCCTGCTTCGACCTGGCCCAGCGCAGGATATATGGCCTGATGGAGAAGGACTCATACCCCCGCTTCCTCCGCTCAGAACTCTACATGGACTTAGTCAACCAGAAGAAGGCCAGCACCACGTCCACCTCCTCATCGTCGTAA
- the LOC109879868 gene encoding regulator of G-protein signaling 3 isoform X14: MAKDMKNRLAFLRRRNESPGSNPAGKFDKSLKSVKPTPEEALKWGESLDKLLAHKYGLAAFRAFLRTEFSEENLEFWLACEDYKKIKSQSKMASKAKKVFAEYIAIQSCKEVNLDSYTREHTKDNLQNVTRSCFDLAQRRIYGLMEKDSYPRFLRSELYMDLVNQKKASTTSTSSSS, from the exons AT GGCCAAAGACATGAAGAACCGGCTTGCTTTCCTGAGGAGGAGGAATGAGTCTCCCGGAAGCAACCCAGCTGGAAAATTCGACAAGTCCTTGAAGTCAGTAAA GCCCACCCCGGAGGAGGCACTCAAATGGGGGGAATCTCTGGACAAGCTGCTGGCCCATAAAT ATGGCCTGGCAGCGTTCAGAGCTTTCCTGCGCACAGAGTTCAGCGAAGAGAATCTGGAATTCTGGCTAGCATGCGAGGATTACAAAAAGATTAAGTCGCAATCCAAGATGGCGTCCAAAGCCAAGAAAGTATTTGCTGAATACATCGCCATCCAGTCTTGTAAAGAG GTGAACTTGGACTCGTACACCCGAGAGCACACCAAGGACAACCTTCAGAACGTGACGCGTTCCTGCTTCGACCTGGCCCAGCGCAGGATATATGGCCTGATGGAGAAGGACTCATACCCCCGCTTCCTCCGCTCAGAACTCTACATGGACTTAGTCAACCAGAAGAAGGCCAGCACCACGTCCACCTCCTCATCGTCGTAA
- the LOC109879868 gene encoding regulator of G-protein signaling 3 isoform X15, which yields MAKDMKNRLAFLRRRNESPGSNPAGKFDKSLKPTPEEALKWGESLDKLLAHKYGLAAFRAFLRTEFSEENLEFWLACEDYKKIKSQSKMASKAKKVFAEYIAIQSCKEVNLDSYTREHTKDNLQNVTRSCFDLAQRRIYGLMEKDSYPRFLRSELYMDLVNQKKASTTSTSSSS from the exons AT GGCCAAAGACATGAAGAACCGGCTTGCTTTCCTGAGGAGGAGGAATGAGTCTCCCGGAAGCAACCCAGCTGGAAAATTCGACAAGTCCTTGAA GCCCACCCCGGAGGAGGCACTCAAATGGGGGGAATCTCTGGACAAGCTGCTGGCCCATAAAT ATGGCCTGGCAGCGTTCAGAGCTTTCCTGCGCACAGAGTTCAGCGAAGAGAATCTGGAATTCTGGCTAGCATGCGAGGATTACAAAAAGATTAAGTCGCAATCCAAGATGGCGTCCAAAGCCAAGAAAGTATTTGCTGAATACATCGCCATCCAGTCTTGTAAAGAG GTGAACTTGGACTCGTACACCCGAGAGCACACCAAGGACAACCTTCAGAACGTGACGCGTTCCTGCTTCGACCTGGCCCAGCGCAGGATATATGGCCTGATGGAGAAGGACTCATACCCCCGCTTCCTCCGCTCAGAACTCTACATGGACTTAGTCAACCAGAAGAAGGCCAGCACCACGTCCACCTCCTCATCGTCGTAA
- the LOC109879868 gene encoding regulator of G-protein signaling 3 isoform X17 has protein sequence MKNRLAFLRRRNESPGSNPAGKFDKSLKPTPEEALKWGESLDKLLAHKYGLAAFRAFLRTEFSEENLEFWLACEDYKKIKSQSKMASKAKKVFAEYIAIQSCKEVNLDSYTREHTKDNLQNVTRSCFDLAQRRIYGLMEKDSYPRFLRSELYMDLVNQKKASTTSTSSSS, from the exons ATGAAGAACCGGCTTGCTTTCCTGAGGAGGAGGAATGAGTCTCCCGGAAGCAACCCAGCTGGAAAATTCGACAAGTCCTTGAA GCCCACCCCGGAGGAGGCACTCAAATGGGGGGAATCTCTGGACAAGCTGCTGGCCCATAAAT ATGGCCTGGCAGCGTTCAGAGCTTTCCTGCGCACAGAGTTCAGCGAAGAGAATCTGGAATTCTGGCTAGCATGCGAGGATTACAAAAAGATTAAGTCGCAATCCAAGATGGCGTCCAAAGCCAAGAAAGTATTTGCTGAATACATCGCCATCCAGTCTTGTAAAGAG GTGAACTTGGACTCGTACACCCGAGAGCACACCAAGGACAACCTTCAGAACGTGACGCGTTCCTGCTTCGACCTGGCCCAGCGCAGGATATATGGCCTGATGGAGAAGGACTCATACCCCCGCTTCCTCCGCTCAGAACTCTACATGGACTTAGTCAACCAGAAGAAGGCCAGCACCACGTCCACCTCCTCATCGTCGTAA